The Acinetobacter chinensis genomic sequence ATGTTTTCCATAGGCTTAACACTTTCACGGATAATTTCAGGTAAGTATTTAAGCAGGGCAAGACGGATCTGCATTTCAACCTGTTCGCTTGAAAGTACGTTGTTGGCTTCATTGACCGCACGTGTACCCTCTGCATCGACCTGATACTGTTTTTCCATCGCCTGAGCCAGCAGGACTTTGGCATCTGCTTCACCTTTGGCTTTCAAACGGACTTTTTCAGCTTCAGCTTCGGCAGAAATACGGATGGCTTCAGCCTCATCTGCAGCAGCTTTTTTACCTGCATCTGCGGCAACTGTGATGGCAATGGCATCTTTTTCTGCAGCCTGTTTTGCAGCGACCAGTTCAACCGCTTTTTCACGCTCTGCACGTTGGGTATCACGAACGGTCTGAACTTCTTCTTCTGCTTTTACCGCCTGAGCACGTGCCTGGTCAGCCTGAGCTTTGGCTTCAGACTCGGCACGGGATTTTTCTGCAATGGCAATTGCACGATCCTGTTCAGCCAGCTCAATGGTTTTTTTCTGCTCAACCTGAGCTTTCTGAATAAGCTGGGCTTTCTGAATATTTTCATTTTCAACATCACGGGCAGAAGCAATCCGTTTCAGTTCAACTTCACGTTCAGCTGCAATCTGAGCTTCTTCTGCTTCACGTTTTTTTGCTGCTTCCTGCGCTGCAATTTCAGATAACTGTTCAGCACGACGGACAGCAATTTCACGTTCCTGCTGTAATTTTGCATATTCTTCTTCACGTAAAATCTGTAAGCGAGCCTGTTCTGCTTCAAGATTTTTAGTTTTAATCGCCAGATCCGTATCCTGTTCAATATGATTACGTTTACGACGGCGGTCTTCAATAGTTTCAGTCAGTTTGGTCAGACCTTCAGCATCAAAAGCATTCTGAGGGTTAAAATATTTAAATCCAGTCTGATCCAGACCGGTCAGTGAAACAGTTTCAAGTTCCAGACCATTTTTAAACAGATCTTCGGATACAACCTGCTGAACTTTCTGGACAAAATCGACGCGTTTTTCATGCAGTTCTTCCATCGCCATTTCGGCAGCAACGGCACGCAGTGAGTCTACAAACTTACCTTCAACCAGGTTTTTTAGTTCATTGGGTGACATGGTTTTCTGACCGAGAGTCTGAGCTGCGGTTGCAATGGATTCTGCGGTTGGTTTTACACGGACATAAAATTCTGCCATGACATCAACACGCATACGGTCACGGGTAATTAATGCCTGATCATCTGCACGTCTGACTTCGAGACGTAAAGTATTCATGTTGACAGGGATGGTTTCATGTAAAACAGGGAGAACGATTGCACCACCGCCCAGAATGACTTTTTCACCACCGAAACCGGTTCTGACAAAAGAAATTTCTTTACTTGAGCGGCGATAGAGTCTGGCGATTACTATTCCAATAACCACAAAGGCGACAAGGATGACACCTGCAATAATTAAAATATTCATGAGGTTTGAGTTCAGCATTGTTTATTATTCCAAAGGTTTTAATAAAAATTTATACAGATACTGCAAGAAAGCCTATACTGGTCTTTTCAGATAAAATAACGGATTGTCCCTGACTGAAGATTTCATCTTCTTCAGGTTCGACGAGTATGTAATGGATCTGA encodes the following:
- a CDS encoding flotillin family protein; the protein is MLNSNLMNILIIAGVILVAFVVIGIVIARLYRRSSKEISFVRTGFGGEKVILGGGAIVLPVLHETIPVNMNTLRLEVRRADDQALITRDRMRVDVMAEFYVRVKPTAESIATAAQTLGQKTMSPNELKNLVEGKFVDSLRAVAAEMAMEELHEKRVDFVQKVQQVVSEDLFKNGLELETVSLTGLDQTGFKYFNPQNAFDAEGLTKLTETIEDRRRKRNHIEQDTDLAIKTKNLEAEQARLQILREEEYAKLQQEREIAVRRAEQLSEIAAQEAAKKREAEEAQIAAEREVELKRIASARDVENENIQKAQLIQKAQVEQKKTIELAEQDRAIAIAEKSRAESEAKAQADQARAQAVKAEEEVQTVRDTQRAEREKAVELVAAKQAAEKDAIAITVAADAGKKAAADEAEAIRISAEAEAEKVRLKAKGEADAKVLLAQAMEKQYQVDAEGTRAVNEANNVLSSEQVEMQIRLALLKYLPEIIRESVKPMENIDDIKILQVNGLHGAGIASSGEAQSDNSNIPLSDQVVNSALRYRSQAPLIDSLMNELGIQGGDINGLTQSLKPLHKPE